The Bacillus sp. Y1 genome includes the window TAGCGTGATTAATTGGGGAAGCAGAAAAAGTTGCGAAGGTAATCATGGATCCAACAATAGCTACATTTAGCCCTTTTTTTATATGCATGTTGCACCTCATTTCGTAGTTTCTCGTAAAATATCATCTGGCCATGATATTCACGGCCAGTGATAAGTTATTCCTGACGAAGCGCTTGAATCGGATTTAGTTTTGATGCTTTGTTAGCTGGGAACACCCCAAAAACGACTCCTATTAATAGGGAAAATAGGAAAGCAAGTAATGTAACGGATGGGGAGTATGAAATGGTGATGCTAGAGAATACTTCCATTAGTTTTGAAACTCCTAATCCAATTACAACTCCGATTAAACCTCCGAGTGTACTTAAAACAACTGCCTCTATTAAAAATTGCAATAATATTGATCTACGATTGGCTCCAATGGCTTTTCGTATTCCGATTTCTTTCGTTCGCTCAGAAACTGAAACGAGCATGATGTTCATGATTCCGATACCGCCTACCAGCAAGGAGATGCTTGCTATGCCACCAAGCATAAGGGTCATTGTATCGGAAACAGAGGTCATCGTCTCCATTAAATCCTCTTGGCTTGATACAGAATAATAGTCGCTTGAATTCGGGAAAAGGGTAGTCATCACACCTTGTACTTGGAACATGGCACGATTTACATAATCTTCACTCTCTGCTTGAAAGTAGACTGTTCCAATTGCTGTACTCTGCGTTATTCTCTGGGTGGTTGAAAGGGGAGTGATAATAACATTATCCCCACTCGTACCGAGAGAGGTACCAACAGACTCTAGAACTCCCACTACTTGGAAGGATACACCTTCAATTTGTACGCTCTGTCCAACTGGGTTTTCATATGGAAACAAGGTTTCAGCAGTAGTGGATCCAAGGACAACCACCTTCTGTCGTAGTTCATCATCCATATCGGTAATGAATCGACCTTGACTCAAGATTAAATTTCTAACGGATAAGTATGAAGAGTTGGTACCTGTTATGGAAACTTGTGCTGTGTTTTCCTGATTTTTTGCATTTATTCGCCCAGTAACAACAGGGGACACCTCTGAAATACCGTTCAATTCCTGGAATTCTAGAATTTGGTCCTCCTTCAATTGAACAGATTCCGTATCATTCACACTCAAGGTAATTAGGTTCGTTCCTAAGCTTCCGATTTCATCTGTTACTGACTGTGAGGAGCCTTGTCCGACTCCGACAAGCGTGATAACTGAGGCAACTCCAATAATAATTCCTAACATCGTTAAAATAGCCCGGATTTTATTGCTCTTGATACTCTTGAGTGCCATTTTGATAGATTCGACTAGGTTCAAACCAATCACCTCCATTTTCATAAAGCTGTCCATCATGGATTCGAACGATGCGATTGGTTTCCTTCGCAACCTCTAAGTCATGGGTAATAATGACAATCGTCTGTCCGCGTTTGTTTAATTCTTTTAACATCTGTAATAACTCGTTACTAGTTTTGCTATCAAGTGCACCAGTAGGCTCGTCAGCAAGAAGTACAGGAGGATCACCGGCTAACGCTCTTGCTATGGCAACCCTTTGCTGCTGTCCACCTGAAAGTTGTGTTGGCATATGGTGGATTCGTTCACCTAGGCCCACTCTTTCCAGACTATTAATTGCTTTTTCTCTACGTTCTTTTACACTTAATCCTCTATAAACAAGAGGAAGTTCGACATTTTCAAGGGCGGTCAATTTATTTAGTAAATTAAAATTTTGAAAAATAAACCCGATTTTCACATTTCTTATGGCTGCAAGCTCATGATCCTTCATATTGTTGACTTTCTTTCCGTCAAGCAAATATTCACCTGAGTCTGGTTTGTCGAGGCAACCGATCATATTCATAAAGGTAGATTTTCCTGAACCAGATGGACCGATGATAGAAAGGAAGTCCCCTTCATTAATTTGAAGGGAGACCTCTTGTAGTGCTTTGACTGTTTCGCTGCCTAGTTCGTATGATTTGGACATTTGATTGATTTCAATGACTGGTTTTATCATATTACTCGCCGCCTCTTCCTGCTCTATCAGTAGGAGGGGTGCCCATTCCACCATCACTTGGGAAGCCGCTTGCTCCGCCAGTTCCAGAGAAGTCTCTCATTGCCCCTCGATCGGTAGCTGAGTCACTGCTTGAAGAAATGGTGATAGCTAATTGTATAATTTGCCCTTCCTCTAGTCCCGAAACAATCTCAATATTTTGGTCATCATTGATACCAGTTTCGACAACTTGTTGGGTAGTCACAGCTTCTTCACTTTCACTTGTCTCAGACTCTTGGATCGTTACAAATTTTTCATTGCCATTAATTTTTACAGCTTCAATCGGAACATAAAGAACACTTTGTTTGCTTTCAGTTGTGATATTTACTTCAGTTGACATTCCAATTAAAAGATCTTTTGAATCATCAAATTGTACGGTTACCTCAAAGCTAGAAACACCATTTGAAGAAGTTCCTTCTTTAGATACCTTTGTAACGGTACCTGTAAATGATTCATCAGGATACGCGCTTGCGGTGATTGTTGCTACTTGCCCTTCTTTAATACTTGCAATATCTAATTCATCTACCCCGATCACTGTTTGAAGAGTTACATAATCGGTCACATGTGCAACAACTTGTCCGTTCTGTAGGTTGTCTCCAGCTTCCACATCAAGAGTGGTAATTGTTCCGGCATGTGGGGCAGTAATCGGATCGCTTCCATCCGTAAAAGTAATTAACTCTGCTCCTTCTTCGACGACATCGTTCTCACTAACAAGAACCTCGTCCACTTCTCCTCCAGAGTCTGCAGTCACGTCGTTGCTTTTAATGGAAGCAACGGTGCCAGAACCACTAACTTGTACCTCGATATCTCCTCTTTGTACGGTAGAAGTCATGACTTGCGCTTCTGCAGTAGCAACGGTTTGGTTACTTTTATAAAACCAAAAGCCCCCTCCTGCTAAGAGAATTACAACAACTCCAATAGACATCCATTTCTTCAAACCTTTTACCTCCTCAATATGAAAACATTGTTATGAATTCATTATTACGAGGAAACCTTAAAAAATCCTTAAAGATTTGAAAAGGGAGAATGGAATTACCAAGAGTAAGGGGAATTCTGTTAGTAAAAATTATTTGAGTGGAATCTGAAAATACCACAACATGAAGCTTATAATGCCGGTTGATAACACATAGGTTAAAATTGGGCGTGAAAAATGTAATCGAATCATACTATACATGACCGGATAAAAGAGGAAATCCATCCAATAGGAATAATTGTTATGTAAAAGAAGCCTGTTAAATTTATAGAAAACATATTCGATTGCCATGGAGGAGATGACCCAAAGGATAATAAACCGGATTTGCCTAAACAATGGTTTATCAATTGGATAGTAAGATAAGTACAAAAGTGTAATCGCAGGCAAGGTAATAAACGTATATAAAAGATCGATAATGGTGTGTGACATAAGGAAGTAATCAGGCTGATATTCCCACAGCAATTTGTCATGACAAAAGAAGTTATATAGTAAATTGCTTGTGATCACATAAAAAATGGTGTGATTGTATTTCAACCATTCTCGCCAATTTCCTAACCTGTAGGCAAGCAAGAATAATAGGGTAATCAATAGTAAGTGCATAGCTGTCTCCCTGCATATAAAAATGTTTATTTTGACATTATTTTTCCAATTTATTGAGAAAATATGTTAAAAAGGTGTTGACGAAAAGGAAATTATTCTATATATTAGCTAATAAATTACAATTCATTTTGCGATGAAAAGGACATGAATGCTACTGTACGGTTAACAGAGAGGGAAGACAAAGGCTGGAATCTTCCTAACGCAGCTGTCGCATTTACCACCTTGGAGCTGTATTGGTGAAATCAAAGTAATCAATACCGTAGCTGCTACGATACAGCAAAACGAAGCCATCTCTCCTACTTTAGAGGTGGGAAGTTGGGTGGAACCACGAGACAAACACACTCGTCCCTTGTTAGAGGGATAGGTGTGTTTTTTGTATTTTAAAAATAAATAATTCATGCAATGAAAAGGACATGAGTGCGATTGAACGGTTAACAGAGAGGGGAGACAAGGCTGGAATCTTCCTAACACAGAAGTTGCATTTACCACCTTGGAGCAGTATTGGTGAAATCACAGTAATCAATACCGTAGCCGCTACGATACAGCAAAACGAAGCCGCCTCTCCTATTTTTAGAGGTGGGAAGTTGGGTGGAACCACGAGACAAACACACTCGTCCCTTGTTAGAGGGACAGGTGTGTTTTTTTATTTTATAAAGGAGGCTATATTAATGGAAGTAAATATTCAATTCCCTGATGGAAGTATGAAAAGATATAAAGAGGGTGTAACTTTAGAGGAAATCGCTCAGGGGATAAGCCCAAGTTTGCGGAAGAAAGTGATCGCCGGAATGGTGAACGGAATGATGTTTGATCTTAAAAGAGAGATCCATAACGATGCAAGTATTCAACTGCTTGAAAGAAATTCAGAAGAGGGTATTAAGATTATGAGACACTCAACTGCCCATGTGTTAGCTCAAGCGATTAAACGGTTGTATAATCATGTCCATTTATCTATCGGCCCAGTGATTGAAAATGGATTTTACTATGATTTTGATGTCCCAGAAAGCATTACAGTAAAAGACTTGGGGAAAATTGAAAAAGAAATGAAGAAAATCATTGCTGAAAACCTAAATATTGAAAGGGAAGAGTGGTCACGAGAGGAAGCGAAGCGAGTTTTTGCCCATGACCCTTATAAGCTTGAATTGCTTGATGCCATTCCTTCTGAAGAAAAAATAACTGTGTATCGTCAAGGTGAGTTCTATGATTTATGTCGTGGCCCGCATTTACCGTCCACTGGATATGTTAAAGAGTTTAAATTAACTCATGTTTCGGGAGCCTACTTTCGAGGGGATAGCAATAATAAGATGTTACAACGTGTGTACGGAGTTGCTTTTACTTCAAAGGAAGAACTCGATGAATACTTCCACTTTTTAGAGGAGGCTGCTAAGCGTAATCATCGGAAGCTAGGAAGTGAACTTGAACTGTTCATGTTTTCTGAAGAAGCACCTGGAATGCCATTTTACTTAACAAACGGACAATTGATTCGAAATGAACTGGAAACATTTTTAAGGAAGATTCAAAATTCTTTTGACTATAAAGAGGTTCGAACTCCTTTTATGATGAATCAGCGACTATGGGAGCAATCTGGTCATTGGGATCACTATAAAGACAATATGTATTTCTCAGAAGTGGATGAACAAAGCTTTGCTTTAAAGCCGATGAATTGTCCTGGACATATGCTGATATTTAAGGATAAGTTGCGTTCCTATCGTGACCTTCCGATTCGTATGGCGGAGTTTGGTCAGGTGCACCGGCACGAATTTAGTGGTGCACTTAATGGGTTGTTACGGGTAAGAAGCTTTTGCCAAGATGATGCACATATCTTTGTAACACCCCAGCAAATAGAAGATGAAATTACTTCTGCTCTACAACTAATTGACTATGTATATAAAGTATTTGGGTTTGAATATAGCATCGAGTTATCGACAAGACCGGAAGATTATATGGGGGAGAAGGCGTTATGGGATCGAGCAGAAGGGTCTTTGTTAAATGTTTTGAATAAACTGGGTCTTCCTTTTCAAGTTAATGAAGGGGACGGTGCATTTTATGGGCCTAAGATCGATATCCACATAAAGGATTCTTTAAAAAGGAGTCATCAGTGTGCTACAGTTCAGCTCGATTTTCAAATGCCTGAAAAGTTTGACCTTTCTTATATTGATGAACAAAATAAAAAGGTACGACCTGTTGTTATTCACCGAGCTGTATTTGGATCTATTGATCGCTTCCTTGGTATCTTAATAGAGCATTTTGGCGGAGCCTTTCCTGCATGGCTAGCACCAGTTCAAGTCAAGGTAATACCAGTTTCGAATGATGTTCATCGGGAATATGTGAAGAAATTAAAACAGCTACTTAAAAAGGAAGAAGTTCGCGTGGAGGTTGATTTCCGTGATGAGAAGCTAGGCTTCAAAATAAGAGAAGCACAAATGAAAAAGATTCCTTATGTGCTAGTAGTAGGTGATCGTGAACAGGAAAATCAATCGGTTAGCGTGAGGCAGTATGGTTCAGAGAATTCGGTAGATATGGATTTTGAACAATTTACTAACATGCTTCGAAAGATGATTGTTGATAAGAAGTTATTAACATACTGAATAACTTTTAAGAAAATACTGAAAACGAATTGAAAAATGGAAGAGAATAGTATAGTATTTATGTTGGATACAAGGTTTATCGCCTTGATCTATTGAATGATAAATGTAGGAAAATAATAATGTAGGTTAACGGACTCTAGATATATACGCTAGATTTTATAGCCACCGTAAGCAATAGGAATCTCTCCTATTGCTTACGGTGGCTTTTTATATGTAGTTTACAAAAATATATATAAGAAAGGAGAGTATCCTGCCCAATGGCTAATATTGGAGATGAAACTAAAAGCATTCTATTGAAGGAATTTATAGATATGAACATAAAAAAAGGCTTTTCTATCCTCTCAAAGAGTAAGGATACCTTTTTGGTAATCTGCTCTCTAGGAAATATTGAATATGCCAGCCAGCCGTGTGAAGATCTTTTTGGTTATTCAACCAATCATTTGCAGAGGCTAGGATTAAAAGACCTATTCGATACAGATGTATTAAATGAAGGTCACTCTTTTTATGAAGGAAAATCACAGGGAAAACGAATGACACTTGAATCAAGGGTAAAGGGGAAGGGCGACAAGACTACTGATGTAACGGTAACACTTATACCGATTTACTTGAAAGATCAATGGATAGGCTCATATATCATTCTCGAGCAGTCTATCAATAATAAAGATAGTAATGATGTCATCGACCAGTTAGCGCAATTGTCAGAAAAGCGTGCAACTGCTGGTCACTTAGCAGCTGGGATTGCACATGAGATTCGTAATCCTATTACAGCTATAAAGGGATTTCTACAGCTATTAAAGGATGAGTATGAAGGAAATGAAATTTATTACGGAGTTATTGATTCTGAGATCGAAAGAATAGAACTTATCCTAAGAGAGTTGATGGTTCTAGCAAAGCCAAATACGCAAAAGTATGAAAAGGTGAATATTCAGTTACTACTTGATCAGGTGCTGACCCTCATGGAACCACATGCGCTATTAAACAATATTCAGCTACAGAGAAATTTTTATTTTGATAACCCATTCCTCTTATGTGATAACAATCAATTAAAACAAGTGTTTATTAATTTTATAAAAAATTCTATAGAGGCTATGCCGGATGGAGGAATTATTCGTATTGAAGGTGGAGTTTTAACAGACATGAGCATAGAGGTGTCAATTGTTGACGAAGGAAGTGGAATGCCGAAGGAAGTTCTTGATCGGGTGGGGGAGCTATTTTTTACTACAAAGGAAAATGGAACGGGCTTAGGGATGCTTGTTAGTCAACAAATTATAAAGGAACATAAAGGAACGATTCATATTAAGAGCGACTCCAAGGGTACATGTGTGAAAGTACGATTTATGCCTGGTGAGAACCTCTTAGGCATTTGAATTAAATCTTGTGAACCGTTGAGAAAAATGGTATGATACTCCTTGTCTAATGTCTTGCTGTCATTAGTTTTATAAGAAATAATACATTTATATACAATTTTATTATGATTTTTATTTAAAATGGTAAATGGTAGAAACTATTATATAGTCGTCTTAACCGTGGCCTAACTTCTTTTTTGAGAAGTTAGGCCTTTTTATTTATGTAAGGGGGATTTGAATGCTAGCTACGCAAGATGATTTGCATGCTCTCAGTAGTTCATTTAGCAAGCTGCTTAAGAGAGGATTCGGGAAAGGACCTGAAACGTGTTATGCCGTATTAAAAGGAAACAAGCTTTACGTTTATTTACGGAGTTTTATGACACCTGCTGAAGAGGTTCTATATGGGAATCACCAAAACAATTTACTTACAGAATTTCGAACCTCCGTAATTCAATCACTTTCTAAAGAGCTCTTACAGGAATCGTCTAGACTCTTAGGTGTTCAGTTTGAATCCTTTTATCAAGATTGGAATTATGATACGAATTCAGGAATGTTACTTCTTGTTTCTAACAATGTCAAAGTTGATATAAAGACAGAGGAAATGGTTAGTGATGGTGTGTACAAAGTGATTCGAACGGTCGGTGCTCGCTTACATAAACTGCCAGTTACTTTACGAACTGTACCTTCTCCTACCAATTGCTATGTGGTTGAATCAAAAGGAATATTGCTACCGCTTGAAAAGTTAATTTATGAAAGAGGACAAACGGATCTTTTACTTACCCAAGCAAGAAATATTAAAAAGGGGTATTGGACGCATAAGAGTGTATTTGAAGAAATATTGAACCGTTCCGTTGAAGATATATTTATGATGTGGGACTATGGGGAAAACAAGCATTATTTAATTATAATATTTGGAAGAATAAATTAGCTGTCAAATAGAGAGAAGTGGATTTTAGATCCACTTCTCTTTTGTTTTGGGAAAAAAGATAAAATCGAGGAGCTATGGGAAACCTAAATATACATCTTCAAATAGTGAGATTTTGGAATAAATAAATCAAAAGGGAGGTTAACAGTATGTCTACAGAACCCTTTCAAGAAAAACTCATGAAAATAAGTAGCCTAACAAGTAAGATGTTACGGAAGAATTTTGGACGTGGTCCAGACTCTTGCTTTGCATTTGCTAACGGTCCATATCTTGTTCTATACATAAGAAGGTTTCTTTCCCCAATGGAATCTGTATTGCTTGAAAGTGGAAACTCAGACAAGATAGACATGTCCCGAACAATAGTCATGGATAAAATTTTAACTCAACTGAAGGGAATGCTCGAAATCGAATTAGGGGCAGATGTAAGATCAGCTTATCATGATTGGAATTATTATCAAAATACAGGTATGATCACAATTGAATTTGAGAGTAATGTAACAGGGGCAGTTGCAAATAGTGAAGAAAATCCTATTTTTAAAAACCTAATTGATGAGGTAAACCGAATAAGCATTATCGTACAGAAAAAACCGGAAAATACAAAAGCGTTTTTTATCACGCCAAGGGTGTATTTGGTCAAGAGAGAGGGAATTTTGGTTGAAATTGAAAAGTCTTTAATTGACAAAGGCTATGAGCAAACTCTAATTGTTACAAAAGATGAATTAGAAAAATCATTTTTGCATCATAATGGACATTTTGAAGATATATTTAGCCTACCGGTTGCGGATATTTTTGTAGATTGGGATTTGCAAGCTGATAACAGCATCATTTGTTTTATTCTAAAGAATGAGCGGAGGAGCGAATGAAATGAGTCATCTATTGGAACAGCAAGGGCTAAAGAAGATAAATGAAAATTAGTAAAGAGAAACCTAGAGAAAACTATATTACCTGGAAAGGAGATAGAACGAATAACCAGTTCTACCTCCTTTTTAGTTTGAGCTACGTCTTAAGAAGTATTTTTATGTGCGATATTTACAGTGTAACAGTGTTATGTTACATTGGGGTGAGAAGAGGTGAATAAAATGGAAGAACAGTTAATTTCAAAAAAGGACCTGTTAGAACAAACAGATATTACTTATGGTCAACTTTATCGTTGGAAAAGGAAAAATTTAATACCTGAGGAATGGTTCATAAGAAAAGCTACTTTTACAGGGCAGGAAACTTTTTTTCCAAAAGAAAAGATTATTGAAAGAGTTAGTCAAATTAAAAATCTTAAAGATACAAAATCACTAGATGAGTTAGCGAATGTTTTTTCACCTCAGACGAAAGAAATAAAGCTATTAAAAAAGGAATTTATTGAACGGAACATTGTTTCGTCAAATACTATAGCTATTTTTGAGGAACAAATCGCATCACTTCAAATAATCCCCTTTCAAACAGCATTAAACTTGTATTTATTAGAAAAGGCGTTAGAAACTGGTGAGATAGGATGGGAAGAAGGAAAACAAGTAGTTCAAACCTTAAATGATCATTCTTCGAAATTGGAACTACCTGCTTATTTAGTTGTTTTAAGAAAAATGGGTATTGTAACTGTCTTACTTGTTGGCAGCAGTAATAATTTTTATGTGGACGATAAGACAAAGGTAGCTATACATCTAAATATCGAAAAGGTTATGGATGAATTACTTAATAATTTAGTGATTGGGGGTTTTTAGGATGACAATTGATAAGCCTTCCAATTTAAAGTTGGTTGGGGAAGGTAGTGCCTCTGGAGGAGTTTATGAAACTATTCGGGTTACCGGTCAGGGAAGTATTATTGGAGATGTTTCAAGTAAAAAGGCGAAGATCGTGGGCGAATGTACAATAAAGGGAAATGCAGAGGTAGAACAATTTTCAATAATAGGTAAGGGGGAAATAGAAGGAGATATTTCTTGTGAACAGTTGAAGTTAACCGGTGATATACAGATAAAGAATAAGTTTAAAGCTAGTCACGTACATGCAAGGGGCTATATAACTTCAAACGGGAATATTGAAATAGAAAAAATGAATATTAAAGGTGGATTCAATATT containing:
- a CDS encoding ABC transporter permease, which translates into the protein MNLVESIKMALKSIKSNKIRAILTMLGIIIGVASVITLVGVGQGSSQSVTDEIGSLGTNLITLSVNDTESVQLKEDQILEFQELNGISEVSPVVTGRINAKNQENTAQVSITGTNSSYLSVRNLILSQGRFITDMDDELRQKVVVLGSTTAETLFPYENPVGQSVQIEGVSFQVVGVLESVGTSLGTSGDNVIITPLSTTQRITQSTAIGTVYFQAESEDYVNRAMFQVQGVMTTLFPNSSDYYSVSSQEDLMETMTSVSDTMTLMLGGIASISLLVGGIGIMNIMLVSVSERTKEIGIRKAIGANRRSILLQFLIEAVVLSTLGGLIGVVIGLGVSKLMEVFSSITISYSPSVTLLAFLFSLLIGVVFGVFPANKASKLNPIQALRQE
- a CDS encoding ABC transporter ATP-binding protein encodes the protein MIKPVIEINQMSKSYELGSETVKALQEVSLQINEGDFLSIIGPSGSGKSTFMNMIGCLDKPDSGEYLLDGKKVNNMKDHELAAIRNVKIGFIFQNFNLLNKLTALENVELPLVYRGLSVKERREKAINSLERVGLGERIHHMPTQLSGGQQQRVAIARALAGDPPVLLADEPTGALDSKTSNELLQMLKELNKRGQTIVIITHDLEVAKETNRIVRIHDGQLYENGGDWFEPSRIYQNGTQEYQEQ
- a CDS encoding HlyD family efflux transporter periplasmic adaptor subunit, whose product is MKKWMSIGVVVILLAGGGFWFYKSNQTVATAEAQVMTSTVQRGDIEVQVSGSGTVASIKSNDVTADSGGEVDEVLVSENDVVEEGAELITFTDGSDPITAPHAGTITTLDVEAGDNLQNGQVVAHVTDYVTLQTVIGVDELDIASIKEGQVATITASAYPDESFTGTVTKVSKEGTSSNGVSSFEVTVQFDDSKDLLIGMSTEVNITTESKQSVLYVPIEAVKINGNEKFVTIQESETSESEEAVTTQQVVETGINDDQNIEIVSGLEEGQIIQLAITISSSSDSATDRGAMRDFSGTGGASGFPSDGGMGTPPTDRAGRGGE
- a CDS encoding CBO0543 family protein, with translation MHLLLITLLFLLAYRLGNWREWLKYNHTIFYVITSNLLYNFFCHDKLLWEYQPDYFLMSHTIIDLLYTFITLPAITLLYLSYYPIDKPLFRQIRFIILWVISSMAIEYVFYKFNRLLLHNNYSYWMDFLFYPVMYSMIRLHFSRPILTYVLSTGIISFMLWYFQIPLK
- the thrS gene encoding threonine--tRNA ligase, whose translation is MEVNIQFPDGSMKRYKEGVTLEEIAQGISPSLRKKVIAGMVNGMMFDLKREIHNDASIQLLERNSEEGIKIMRHSTAHVLAQAIKRLYNHVHLSIGPVIENGFYYDFDVPESITVKDLGKIEKEMKKIIAENLNIEREEWSREEAKRVFAHDPYKLELLDAIPSEEKITVYRQGEFYDLCRGPHLPSTGYVKEFKLTHVSGAYFRGDSNNKMLQRVYGVAFTSKEELDEYFHFLEEAAKRNHRKLGSELELFMFSEEAPGMPFYLTNGQLIRNELETFLRKIQNSFDYKEVRTPFMMNQRLWEQSGHWDHYKDNMYFSEVDEQSFALKPMNCPGHMLIFKDKLRSYRDLPIRMAEFGQVHRHEFSGALNGLLRVRSFCQDDAHIFVTPQQIEDEITSALQLIDYVYKVFGFEYSIELSTRPEDYMGEKALWDRAEGSLLNVLNKLGLPFQVNEGDGAFYGPKIDIHIKDSLKRSHQCATVQLDFQMPEKFDLSYIDEQNKKVRPVVIHRAVFGSIDRFLGILIEHFGGAFPAWLAPVQVKVIPVSNDVHREYVKKLKQLLKKEEVRVEVDFRDEKLGFKIREAQMKKIPYVLVVGDREQENQSVSVRQYGSENSVDMDFEQFTNMLRKMIVDKKLLTY
- a CDS encoding ATP-binding protein, yielding MANIGDETKSILLKEFIDMNIKKGFSILSKSKDTFLVICSLGNIEYASQPCEDLFGYSTNHLQRLGLKDLFDTDVLNEGHSFYEGKSQGKRMTLESRVKGKGDKTTDVTVTLIPIYLKDQWIGSYIILEQSINNKDSNDVIDQLAQLSEKRATAGHLAAGIAHEIRNPITAIKGFLQLLKDEYEGNEIYYGVIDSEIERIELILRELMVLAKPNTQKYEKVNIQLLLDQVLTLMEPHALLNNIQLQRNFYFDNPFLLCDNNQLKQVFINFIKNSIEAMPDGGIIRIEGGVLTDMSIEVSIVDEGSGMPKEVLDRVGELFFTTKENGTGLGMLVSQQIIKEHKGTIHIKSDSKGTCVKVRFMPGENLLGI
- a CDS encoding Na-translocating system protein MpsC family protein, with translation MLATQDDLHALSSSFSKLLKRGFGKGPETCYAVLKGNKLYVYLRSFMTPAEEVLYGNHQNNLLTEFRTSVIQSLSKELLQESSRLLGVQFESFYQDWNYDTNSGMLLLVSNNVKVDIKTEEMVSDGVYKVIRTVGARLHKLPVTLRTVPSPTNCYVVESKGILLPLEKLIYERGQTDLLLTQARNIKKGYWTHKSVFEEILNRSVEDIFMMWDYGENKHYLIIIFGRIN
- a CDS encoding Na-translocating system protein MpsC family protein, yielding MSTEPFQEKLMKISSLTSKMLRKNFGRGPDSCFAFANGPYLVLYIRRFLSPMESVLLESGNSDKIDMSRTIVMDKILTQLKGMLEIELGADVRSAYHDWNYYQNTGMITIEFESNVTGAVANSEENPIFKNLIDEVNRISIIVQKKPENTKAFFITPRVYLVKREGILVEIEKSLIDKGYEQTLIVTKDELEKSFLHHNGHFEDIFSLPVADIFVDWDLQADNSIICFILKNERRSE
- a CDS encoding YhbD family protein, whose amino-acid sequence is MEEQLISKKDLLEQTDITYGQLYRWKRKNLIPEEWFIRKATFTGQETFFPKEKIIERVSQIKNLKDTKSLDELANVFSPQTKEIKLLKKEFIERNIVSSNTIAIFEEQIASLQIIPFQTALNLYLLEKALETGEIGWEEGKQVVQTLNDHSSKLELPAYLVVLRKMGIVTVLLVGSSNNFYVDDKTKVAIHLNIEKVMDELLNNLVIGGF
- a CDS encoding translocation/assembly module TamB domain-containing protein; protein product: MTIDKPSNLKLVGEGSASGGVYETIRVTGQGSIIGDVSSKKAKIVGECTIKGNAEVEQFSIIGKGEIEGDISCEQLKLTGDIQIKNKFKASHVHARGYITSNGNIEIEKMNIKGGFNINGMLNVGELKIDLQLAPSFVREIGGEKITITRRSLVNRSSTLEVELIEGDEIYLEYTSAQMVRGDVIVIGPGCHINQVEYRSSYKNKQKYSENIKTVVQI